A genome region from Pseudorca crassidens isolate mPseCra1 chromosome 20, mPseCra1.hap1, whole genome shotgun sequence includes the following:
- the SPIB gene encoding transcription factor Spi-B isoform X1 — translation MPLCLSPSRLDGPHFSCLYPDGVFYDLDSCKHSSYPDSDGAPDLWSYGLSPAVPAASYETFDPAVATFSHTQGVQLCYGPSTYSPVGNLDPAPSLEAPGPGFPAYPMEDFTCQTLGPLAYAPYPSPVLSEEEDLLLDSPALEVSDSESDEALMAGPEGRGSEAGARKKLRLYQFLLGLLTRGDMRECVWWVEPGAGVFQFSSKHKELLARRWGQQKGNRKRMTYQKLARALRNYAKTGEIRKIPLSSLRSPNSLEPPCYHLFMSGILRSHLRCLWDPFVMSENTLVRSGGLTSVNLVVSGPPLRCPCLSGILQSHLRPLWDPHLVCPFGDPTNSSEFSWGPSASCNALPRAMLAINSGHSTDFWVTVAAPPPCQF, via the exons ATGCCCCTGTGTCTCTCCCCCTCCAGGCTTGACGGGCCACACTTCAGCTGTCTG TACCCAGATGGAGTCTTCTATGACCTGGACAGCTGCAAGCACTCCAGCTACCCCGACTCAGACGGGGCTCCTG ATCTGTGGAGCTACGGCCTCAGTCCAGCTGTCCCAGCCGCCTCCTATGAAACCTTTGACCCGGCTGTGGCCACCTTCAGCCACACCCAGGGTGTCCAGCTCTGTTACGGACCCTCAACCTACAGCCCTGTGGGGAACCTGGACCCGGCCCCCAGCCTGGAGGCCCCGGGGCCTGGCTTCCCAGCATACCCCATGGAGGACTTCACATGCCAG ACCCTGGGTCCCCTGGCGTACGCCCCATACCCCAGCCCCGTGCTGTCAGAGGAAGAGGACCTCCTGCTGGACAGTCCCGCCCTGGAGGTCTCGGACAGCGAGTCAGATGAGGCCCTCATGGCTGGCCCCGAGGGGAGGGGATCTGAGGCAG GGGCCCGCAAGAAGCTGCGCCTGTACCAGTTCCTGCTGGGGCTGCTGACGCGCGGAGACATGCGCGAGTGCGTGTGGTGGGTGGAGCCGGGCGCCGGGGTCTTCCAATTCTCCTCGAAGCACAAGGAGCTCCTGGCGCGCCGCTGGGGCCAGCAGAAGGGCAACCGCAAACGCATGACCTACCAGAAGCTGGCGCGCGCCCTGCGCAACTACGCCAAGACCGGCGAGATCCGCAAG ATCCCTTTGTCATCTTTGAGATCCCCTAATTCTCTGGAACCACCCTGCTATCACTTGTTTATGTCTGGAATTCTCCGATCACATCTACGGTGCCTCTGGGATCCTTTTGTCATGTCTGAAAACACCCTTGTCAGGTCTGGAGGGCTGACCTCAGTGAACCTTGTTGTATCCGGGCCACCTCTGCGATGCCCTTGTTTGTCTGGAATCCTCCAATCACATCTGAGGCCCCTCTGGGATCCTCATCTGGTATGCCCTTTTGGGGACCCCACCAACAGCTCCGAGTTCTCCTGGGGACCCTCCGCCTCCTGTAATGCCCTCCCTAGGGCCATGCTGGCGATCAATTCTGGCCACTCAACTGATTTCTGGGTGACCGTGGCAGCCCCCCCCCCATGTCAGTTCTAA
- the SPIB gene encoding transcription factor Spi-B isoform X2 — MPLCLSPSRLDGPHFSCLYPDGVFYDLDSCKHSSYPDSDGAPDLWSYGLSPAVPAASYETFDPAVATFSHTQGVQLCYGPSTYSPVGNLDPAPSLEAPGPGFPAYPMEDFTCQTLGPLAYAPYPSPVLSEEEDLLLDSPALEVSDSESDEALMAGPEGRGSEAGARKKLRLYQFLLGLLTRGDMRECVWWVEPGAGVFQFSSKHKELLARRWGQQKGNRKRMTYQKLARALRNYAKTGEIRKVKRKLTYQFDSALLPAARRA, encoded by the exons ATGCCCCTGTGTCTCTCCCCCTCCAGGCTTGACGGGCCACACTTCAGCTGTCTG TACCCAGATGGAGTCTTCTATGACCTGGACAGCTGCAAGCACTCCAGCTACCCCGACTCAGACGGGGCTCCTG ATCTGTGGAGCTACGGCCTCAGTCCAGCTGTCCCAGCCGCCTCCTATGAAACCTTTGACCCGGCTGTGGCCACCTTCAGCCACACCCAGGGTGTCCAGCTCTGTTACGGACCCTCAACCTACAGCCCTGTGGGGAACCTGGACCCGGCCCCCAGCCTGGAGGCCCCGGGGCCTGGCTTCCCAGCATACCCCATGGAGGACTTCACATGCCAG ACCCTGGGTCCCCTGGCGTACGCCCCATACCCCAGCCCCGTGCTGTCAGAGGAAGAGGACCTCCTGCTGGACAGTCCCGCCCTGGAGGTCTCGGACAGCGAGTCAGATGAGGCCCTCATGGCTGGCCCCGAGGGGAGGGGATCTGAGGCAG GGGCCCGCAAGAAGCTGCGCCTGTACCAGTTCCTGCTGGGGCTGCTGACGCGCGGAGACATGCGCGAGTGCGTGTGGTGGGTGGAGCCGGGCGCCGGGGTCTTCCAATTCTCCTCGAAGCACAAGGAGCTCCTGGCGCGCCGCTGGGGCCAGCAGAAGGGCAACCGCAAACGCATGACCTACCAGAAGCTGGCGCGCGCCCTGCGCAACTACGCCAAGACCGGCGAGATCCGCAAGGTCAAGCGCAAGCTCACCTACCAGTTTGACAGTGCGCTGCTGCCCGCCGCCCGCCGGGCCTGA
- the SPIB gene encoding transcription factor Spi-B isoform X3 yields the protein MESSMTWTAASTPATPTQTGLLTLGPLAYAPYPSPVLSEEEDLLLDSPALEVSDSESDEALMAGPEGRGSEAGARKKLRLYQFLLGLLTRGDMRECVWWVEPGAGVFQFSSKHKELLARRWGQQKGNRKRMTYQKLARALRNYAKTGEIRKVKRKLTYQFDSALLPAARRA from the exons ATGGAGTCTTCTATGACCTGGACAGCTGCAAGCACTCCAGCTACCCCGACTCAGACGGGGCTCCTG ACCCTGGGTCCCCTGGCGTACGCCCCATACCCCAGCCCCGTGCTGTCAGAGGAAGAGGACCTCCTGCTGGACAGTCCCGCCCTGGAGGTCTCGGACAGCGAGTCAGATGAGGCCCTCATGGCTGGCCCCGAGGGGAGGGGATCTGAGGCAG GGGCCCGCAAGAAGCTGCGCCTGTACCAGTTCCTGCTGGGGCTGCTGACGCGCGGAGACATGCGCGAGTGCGTGTGGTGGGTGGAGCCGGGCGCCGGGGTCTTCCAATTCTCCTCGAAGCACAAGGAGCTCCTGGCGCGCCGCTGGGGCCAGCAGAAGGGCAACCGCAAACGCATGACCTACCAGAAGCTGGCGCGCGCCCTGCGCAACTACGCCAAGACCGGCGAGATCCGCAAGGTCAAGCGCAAGCTCACCTACCAGTTTGACAGTGCGCTGCTGCCCGCCGCCCGCCGGGCCTGA
- the POLD1 gene encoding DNA polymerase delta catalytic subunit has protein sequence MEMDGKRRPGPGPGVPPKRARGGLWDEDEAYRPSQFEEELALMEEMEAEHRLQEQEEEELQSALEGAADGQLSLTAIDARWLRPSPRPLDPQTEPLIFQQLEIDHYVGLARPLPGVPLPSQDSVPVIRAFGVTDEGVSVCCHIHGFAPYFYTPAPPGFGPEHLSDLQRELNTAISRDQRGGKELTGPAVLAMELCSRQSMFGYHGHGPSPFLRITLALPRLVAPARRVLEQGIRVAGLGTPSFAPYEANVDFEIRFMVDADIVGCNWLELPAGKYVLRPEGKATLCQLEADVLWSDVVSHPPEGQWQRIAPLRVLSFDIECAGRKGIFPEPERDPVIQICSLGLRWGEPEPFLRLALTLRPCAPILGAKVQSYEREEDLLQAWSAFVRIIDPDVITGYNIQNFDLPYLISRAQILKVQTFPLLGRVSGLRSSIRDSSFQSRQTGRRDSKVVSMVGRVQMDMLQVLLREYKLRSYTLNAVSFHFLGEQKEDVQHSIITDLQNGNDQTRRRLAVYCLKDAFLPLRLLERLMVLVNAMEMARVTGVPLSYLLSRGQQVKVVSQLLRQAMRQGLLMPVVKTEGGEDYTGATVIEPLKGYYDVPITTLDFSSLYPSIMMAHNLCYTTLLRPGAAQKLGLTEDQFIKTPTGDEFVKMAVRKGLLPQILENLLGARKRAKAELAKETDPLRRQVLDGRQLALKVSANSVYGFTGAQVGKLPCLEISQSVTGFGRQMIERTKQLVESKYTVENGYSANAKVVYGDTDSVMCRFGVSSVAEAMALGREAADWVSGHFPSPIRLEFEKVYFPYLLISKKRYAGLLFSSRSDAHDRMDCKGLEAVRRDNCPLVANLVTASLRRLLIDRDPAGAVAHAQDVISDLLCNRIDISQLVITKELTRAAADYAGKQAHVELAERMRKRDPGSAPSLGDRVPYVIISAAKGVAAYMKSEDPLFVLEHSLPIDTQYYLEQQLAKPLLRIFEPILGEGRAEAVLLRGDHTRCKTVLTGKVGGLLAFAKRQNCCIGCRTVLSHQGAVCKFCEARGSELYQKEVSHLNALEERFSRLWTQCQRCQGSLHEDVICTSRDCPIFYMRKKVRKDLQDQEQLLRRFGPPGPEAW, from the exons GATGGATGGTAAGCGGCGACCAGGCCCAGGGCCTGGGGTGCCCCCAAAGCGGGCCCGTGGGGGCCTCTGGGATGAGGATGAGGCATATCGGCCATCGCAGTTCGAGGAGGAGCTGGCgctgatggaggagatggaggcagagcacaggctgcaggaacaggaggaggaggagctgcAGTCGGCCCTGGAGGGGGCTGCGGACG GGCAGCTCTCCCTGACAGCCATAGATGCCCGGTGGCTTCGGCCCTCCCCACGCCCCCTGGACCCCCAGACGGAGCCCCTCATCTTCCAGCAGTTGGAAATTGACCATTACGTGG GCCTAGCACGGCCCCTGCCTGGGGTGCCCCTGCCGTCCCAGGACTCCGTGCCGGTGATCCGCGCCTTCGGGGTCACCGACGAGGGCGTCTCTGTCTGCTGCCACATCCACGGCTTTGCGCCCTACTTCTACACCCCGGCACCCCCCG GGTTTGGGCCTGAGCACCTGAGTGACCTGCAGCGGGAGCTGAACACGGCCATCAGCCGGGACCAGCGCGGGGGCAAGGAGCTCACGGGGCCGGCCGTGCTGGCCATGGAGCTGTGCTCCCGGCAGA GCATGTTTGGGTACCACGGGCATGGCCCCTCCCCGTTTCTGCGCATCACTCTGGCGCTGCCCCGCCTCGTGGCTCCCGCCCGCCGCGTCCTGGAGCAGGGCATCCGCGTTGCCGGCCTGGGCACCCCCAGCTTCGCGCCCTACGAGGCCAACGTTGACTTTGAGATCCG GTTCATGGTGGACGCGGACATCGTTGGCTGCAACTGGCTGGAACTCCCGGCTGGGAAATACGTCCTGAGGCCGGAGGGGAAG GCCACACTGTGTCAGCTGGAGGCGGACGTGCTGTGGTCGGATGTGGTCAGTCACCCGCCAGAAGGGCAGTGGCAGCGAATCGCACCTCTGCGGGTGCTCAGTTTTGATATCGAGTGCGCGGGCCGCAAAG GCATCTTTCCGGAGCCTGAGCGGGACCCCGTGATCCAGATCTGCTCCCTGGGCCTGCGCTGGGGCGAGCCAGAGCCCTTCCTGCGCCTGGCGCTCACCCTACGGCCCTGCGCCCCCATCCTGGGCGCCAAGGTGCAGAGCTACGAGCGGGAGGAGGACCTGCTCCAG GCCTGGTCCGCCTTCGTCCGCATCATCGACCCCGACGTGATCACTGGCTACAACATCCAGAACTTCGACCTTCCGTACCTTATCTCCCGGGCCCAGATCCTCAAG GTGCAGACCTTCCCCTTGCTGGGCCGTGTGTCCGGCCTCCGCTCCAGCATTCGGGATTCGTCCTTCCAGTCCAGGCAGACCGGCCGGCGGGACAGCAAGGTGGTCAGCATGGTGGGCCGCGTGCAGATGGACATGCTGCAG GTGCTGCTGCGGGAGTACAAGCTCCGGTCCTACACGCTCAATGCCGTGAGCTTCCACTTCCTAGGCGAGCAGAAGGAGGACGTGCAGCACAGCATCATCACTGACCTGCAG AATGGGAACGACCAGACGCGCCGCCGCCTGGCCGTGTACTGCCTCAAGGACGCCTTCCTGCCCCTGCGGCTGCTGGAGCGCCTCATGGTGCTGGTGAATGCCATGGAGATGGCGCGCGTCACCGGCGTGCCCCTCAGCTACCTGCTCAGCCGCGGCCAGCAGGTCAAGGTCGTGTCCCAGCTGCTGCGGCAG GCCATGCGCCAGGGGCTGCTGATGCCCGTGGTGAAGACGGAGGGCGGCGAGGACTACACGGGGGCCACGGTCATCGAGCCCCTGAAAGG GTACTATGATGTCCCAATCACCACCCTGGACTTCTCCTCGCTGTACCCGTCCATCATGATGGCCCACAACCTGTGCTACACCACGCTTCTACGGCCCGGGGCCGCCCAGAAACTGGG CCTGACCGAGGATCAGTTCATCAAGACACCCACGGGGGACGAGTTCGTGAAGATGGCGGTGCGGAAGGGGCTGCTGCCCCAGATCCTGGAGAACCTGCTCGGCGCCCGGAAGAG gGCCAAGGCCGAGCTGGCCAAGGAGACAGACCCCCTACGGCGGCAGGTCTTGGACGGGCGGCAGCTGGCACTGAAAGTGAGCGCCAACTCTGTGTACGGCTTCACTGGTGCCCAGGTGGGCAAGCTGCCATGCCTGGAGATCTCACAG AGCGTCACTGGGTTCGGGCGCCAGATGATTGAGAGAACGAAGCAGCTCGTGGAGTCCAAGTACACGGTGGAGAACGGCTACAGTGCCAATGCCAAG GTGGTGTATGGCGACACTGACTCTGTCATGTGCCGATTTGGCGTCTCCTCTGTGGCTGAGGCCATGGCCCTGGGACGGGAGGCTGCGGACTGGGTGTCTGGCCACTTCCCCTCACCCATCCGGCTAGAGTTTGAGAAA GTCTATTTCCCGTACCTGCTCATCAGCAAGAAGCGGTATGCGGGCCTGCTCTTCTCCTCCCGGTCTGACGCCCATGACCGCATGGACTGCAAGGGCCTGGAGGCCGTGCGCAGGGACAACTGCCCCCTAGTGGCCAACCTCGTCACCGCCTCTCTGCGCCGCCTGCTCATCGACCG AGACCCCGCGGGCGCCGTGGCGCATGCGCAGGACGTCATCTCCGACCTGCTATGTAACCGCATCGACATCTCACAGCTGGTCATCACCAAGGAGCTGACCCGCGCAGCCGCAGACTACGCGGGCAAGCAGGCCCATGTGGAGCTGGCCGAGAG GATGAGGAAGCGGGACCCCGGGAGCGCGCCCAGCCTGGGTGACCGTGTCCCCTACGTGATCATCAGTGCCGCCAAGGGCGTGGCCGCCTACATGAAGTCCGAG GACCCCCTCTTCGTGCTGGAGCACAGCCTGCCCATCGACACGCAGTACTACCTTGAGCAGCAGCTCGCCAAGCCTCTGCTGCGCATCTTCGAGCCCATCCTGGGCGAGGGCCGAGCCGAGGCCGTGCTGCTGC GCGGGGACCACACGCGCTGCAAGACAGTACTCACGGGCAAGGTGGGCGGCCTCCTGGCCTTCGCCAAACGCCAAAACTGCTGCATTGGCTGCCGCACTGTCCTCAGCCACCAGG gagccGTGTGCAAGTTCTGCGAAGCCCGGGGGTCGGAGCTGTATCAGAAGGAG GTATCCCACCTGAACGCCCTGGAGGAGCGCTTCTCGCGCCTCTGGACCCAGTGCCAGCGCTGTCAGGGCAGCCTGCACGAGGACGTCATCTGCACCAG CCGGGACTGCCCCATCTTCTACATGCGCAAGAAGGTGCGGAAGGACCTGCAGGACCAGGAGCAGCTTCTGAGGCGCTTCGGGCCCCCCGGCCCCGAGGCCTGGTGA